One Halalkalicoccus tibetensis genomic region harbors:
- a CDS encoding MOSC domain-containing protein: protein MTGSGTVERVFIAPEAEAEMEKRTDVEAVAGKGLRGDRYFSEIEAGTFVEWEPDEERRDGYDLTLIEQEAVTAIEREAGIELAPGEHRRNIETRDVALNHLVGQRFRVGNAICRGDRLCEPCNHLQRVTQDGVLQALTHRGGLRVDILEDGMIRSGDVIEPLE from the coding sequence ATGACCGGAAGTGGCACTGTCGAACGGGTTTTCATCGCACCTGAAGCCGAAGCGGAGATGGAAAAACGGACCGACGTTGAAGCAGTTGCCGGAAAGGGACTCCGAGGTGATCGCTACTTTAGCGAGATCGAGGCGGGAACCTTCGTCGAGTGGGAACCAGATGAGGAACGCCGCGATGGATATGATCTCACGTTGATCGAGCAAGAGGCTGTAACAGCAATCGAACGTGAAGCGGGAATCGAACTCGCACCGGGAGAACACCGACGAAACATCGAAACCCGTGATGTCGCACTCAATCACCTCGTTGGACAACGATTCCGAGTCGGTAACGCCATCTGTCGAGGGGATCGACTGTGTGAACCGTGTAATCATCTTCAGCGCGTCACTCAGGACGGCGTATTGCAGGCACTCACTCACCGAGGCGGGCTCCGAGTGGACATTCTCGAAGATGGGATGATTCGCTCCGGAGATGTAATCGAACCGCTCGAATAA
- a CDS encoding IclR family transcriptional regulator yields the protein MTSEPGPSRLKTTETSLEVVDALYELGGGRIDEIADHLGAAPSTVHRHLTTLRAHDYVTKEGDVYRLGLQFLTIGGYIQHNERGYQLAKDKVQQLALTTGERVQFITEEHGQRVYIHASVGEDAVQTDAHIGKRGPLHCSAAGKAILAALPKSRVEAIIDERGLPQVTPNTITDRETLFEELEAISTRGVAFNEQESVIGLNAAGTAVHCPDGHVLGAISISGPAQRFKGEKLGEEIPDLLLGATNEIELNLKYTM from the coding sequence ATGACAAGCGAACCGGGACCATCACGACTCAAAACGACCGAGACCTCCCTCGAAGTGGTTGACGCGCTCTACGAGCTCGGCGGTGGCCGGATCGACGAGATCGCGGACCATCTCGGCGCTGCACCGAGCACGGTTCACCGCCATCTCACGACGCTACGGGCCCACGATTACGTCACGAAGGAGGGCGATGTCTACCGGCTCGGCCTCCAGTTCCTCACGATCGGCGGCTACATCCAGCACAACGAACGGGGCTACCAGCTCGCGAAGGACAAGGTCCAACAGCTCGCGCTGACGACCGGAGAGCGGGTTCAGTTCATCACGGAGGAACACGGACAGCGGGTGTACATTCACGCATCGGTGGGCGAGGACGCGGTGCAGACCGACGCCCACATCGGAAAGCGCGGCCCGCTACACTGTAGCGCGGCCGGCAAGGCCATCCTGGCAGCGCTACCGAAATCACGCGTCGAGGCGATCATCGACGAACGGGGCCTCCCGCAGGTGACGCCAAACACGATCACCGACCGCGAGACCCTCTTCGAGGAGCTCGAGGCGATCTCGACCAGGGGCGTAGCGTTCAACGAACAGGAGTCGGTGATAGGGCTGAACGCAGCCGGGACGGCCGTCCACTGTCCCGACGGACACGTCCTCGGCGCGATCAGTATCTCCGGTCCCGCACAGCGGTTCAAGGGCGAAAAGCTCGGAGAGGAGATCCCGGACCTTCTCCTGGGGGCGACCAATGAGATCGAACTCAATCTCAAATATACCATGTAA
- a CDS encoding GDP-mannose 4,6-dehydratase yields the protein MDVLVTGGAGFIGGHIAERMTRLGHDVTALDNFEPFYNVGIKEHTVEQCRELAAEGNGSYELVNDDLRDAELVNELVADADYVYHQAAQAGVRASVKNPRKVNEINIDGTINLLEAARNSDTERVVVASSSSVYGKPQYLPYDEDHPTTPVSPYGVSKLATEQYARVYSEVYGLPTVSLRYFTVYGPRMRPNMAISNFVSRCLHGEPPVIYGDGSQTRDFTFVDDILWVNEKLLESDAADGEIMNVGSTDNIAIKTLAKEVRDQLAPELELEYGERNDADAEHTHADISKVNELLGYEPATDIREGVGEFIDWYRANEEWYDPLVRDS from the coding sequence ATGGATGTCCTCGTCACCGGCGGCGCCGGCTTCATCGGCGGACATATCGCCGAACGGATGACGCGACTCGGACACGACGTCACCGCCCTCGACAACTTCGAGCCGTTCTACAACGTCGGGATCAAGGAACACACCGTCGAGCAGTGTCGCGAACTCGCCGCCGAAGGCAACGGAAGCTACGAGCTCGTCAACGACGATCTGCGGGACGCGGAGCTGGTCAATGAGCTCGTTGCCGACGCCGACTACGTCTACCATCAGGCGGCCCAGGCCGGCGTCCGCGCGAGCGTGAAGAACCCCCGGAAGGTCAACGAGATCAACATCGACGGGACGATCAACCTGCTGGAGGCCGCGCGAAACTCCGACACCGAGCGGGTGGTCGTCGCGAGCTCCTCCTCCGTTTACGGGAAGCCACAGTACCTCCCCTACGACGAGGACCACCCCACGACGCCGGTCAGTCCCTACGGCGTCTCGAAGCTCGCGACCGAGCAGTACGCCCGCGTCTACAGCGAGGTCTACGGTCTTCCCACAGTCTCGCTCCGTTACTTCACCGTCTACGGCCCGCGGATGCGCCCGAACATGGCGATCTCGAACTTCGTCTCGCGCTGTCTTCACGGCGAGCCGCCGGTGATCTACGGCGACGGCTCCCAGACGCGCGACTTCACCTTCGTCGACGACATCCTCTGGGTGAACGAGAAGCTTCTCGAAAGCGACGCCGCCGACGGCGAGATCATGAACGTCGGCAGCACGGACAACATCGCGATCAAGACCCTCGCCAAGGAGGTCCGCGACCAGCTCGCCCCCGAGCTCGAGCTCGAGTACGGCGAGCGAAACGACGCCGACGCCGAGCACACCCACGCCGACATCTCGAAGGTCAACGAGCTGCTGGGCTACGAGCCGGCGACCGACATTCGCGAGGGCGTCGGCGAGTTCATCGACTGGTACCGGGCCAACGAGGAGTGGTACGACCCGCTGGTCCGGGACTCATAG
- a CDS encoding sugar transferase, which yields MRSKWEYRIGAVLGVVVVTAAAVVIANTSLVQGFATTYVPLVNRLPGTVLGGQELVVAIVLSTAIVVGSLFPLYKPRPQRILDTIFLAQKRVLTAVFAIATVGYFNWTYRLPRATLGVTAAILLVALPAWFVLIRRRPAEGHERIVIVGDDPDQIRRAADAVEGTVLGYLSPPIITGTREREAPAARADGGAIDLQAEGLTSLGGLSRLEQVLVNRDVDTVLLAFENPDRGEFFGVLETCHTHGIGAKVLREHADSVLLSITDGGVGELLTIDLEPWDWQERLVKRGFDIVFATVGLVVFAPFLALIAVAIKLDSSGPVFYGQDRTADLGSTFTVLKFRTMYVDSESAEPVDDEQNDRITPVGRLLRESHLDELPQLWSILIGDMSVVGPRAVWTDEESLLEAQAGGWRKRWFVKPGLTGLAQVNDVSSTDPETKLQYDLEYIRRQSFWFDLKIVIRQIWNAFTDVLVLLRGGDPNPDDESPEQ from the coding sequence ATGAGATCGAAGTGGGAGTATCGTATCGGGGCTGTTCTGGGGGTGGTGGTCGTCACTGCAGCCGCAGTGGTGATCGCCAACACCAGCCTCGTCCAGGGGTTCGCAACGACGTACGTTCCGCTGGTCAATCGGCTTCCGGGGACCGTACTTGGGGGACAGGAGCTCGTCGTAGCGATCGTACTGAGTACGGCGATCGTCGTCGGCTCGCTCTTCCCGCTGTACAAACCGCGGCCACAGCGGATCCTCGATACGATCTTTTTGGCGCAGAAACGTGTCCTGACGGCGGTGTTCGCGATCGCGACGGTCGGCTACTTCAACTGGACCTATCGCCTCCCGCGGGCGACCCTCGGCGTGACGGCGGCGATACTGCTCGTCGCGCTCCCGGCGTGGTTCGTGCTGATCCGGCGCCGGCCGGCGGAGGGCCACGAGCGGATCGTCATCGTCGGCGACGACCCCGACCAGATCCGACGGGCCGCGGACGCCGTCGAGGGGACCGTGCTCGGCTATCTCTCGCCGCCGATCATCACCGGGACGCGCGAGCGGGAAGCGCCCGCTGCGCGGGCCGACGGCGGGGCGATCGATCTCCAGGCGGAGGGACTCACCTCGCTCGGCGGGCTCTCGCGCCTCGAACAGGTGCTCGTGAACCGCGACGTCGATACCGTGTTGCTCGCGTTCGAGAACCCCGATCGGGGGGAGTTCTTCGGCGTCCTCGAGACGTGTCACACCCACGGGATCGGGGCGAAGGTGCTTCGCGAGCACGCCGACAGCGTGCTGCTGTCGATCACCGACGGGGGTGTCGGCGAGCTGCTGACGATCGACCTCGAGCCGTGGGACTGGCAGGAACGGCTGGTCAAGCGCGGGTTCGACATCGTCTTCGCGACCGTCGGGCTCGTGGTGTTCGCCCCGTTCCTCGCGCTCATCGCCGTCGCGATCAAGCTCGACAGCTCGGGACCGGTGTTCTACGGGCAGGACCGCACGGCTGACCTCGGTAGCACGTTCACGGTGCTGAAGTTCCGGACGATGTACGTCGACAGCGAGTCGGCCGAGCCCGTCGACGACGAACAGAACGACCGCATCACGCCGGTCGGCCGGCTGCTCCGGGAGTCGCATCTCGACGAGCTACCCCAGCTCTGGTCGATCCTGATCGGCGATATGAGCGTCGTCGGTCCGCGGGCGGTCTGGACCGACGAGGAGTCCCTGCTCGAGGCCCAGGCGGGCGGGTGGCGAAAGCGCTGGTTCGTCAAGCCGGGGCTGACCGGGCTCGCACAGGTCAACGACGTCTCGAGTACGGACCCCGAGACGAAGCTCCAGTACGACCTCGAGTACATCCGGCGTCAGTCGTTCTGGTTCGACCTGAAGATCGTGATCCGACAGATCTGGAACGCGTTCACGGACGTTCTAGTCCTGCTTCGGGGCGGCGACCCGAACCCCGACGACGAGTCGCCGGAGCAGTGA
- a CDS encoding sulfatase has translation MTDPNVLVLVMDTARFGDIRETPTEAIDSVAEEGTDFTNASANAPWSLPSHASMFTGQYSSRHGAHATHKQLDESKATLAELFSENGYETVGVSNNTWISGEFGFARGFETFYKTWQYVQSDTDLGGIARTTEGIDQLRSLAGRLTDGNPVTNLINTVYGKFLRRHSDDGARQTTEWLADWLDEREDSRSFFCFVNYLEPHLEYRPPEEFAERFLPEGVSYEEAMEVPQDAWGYIAGEVEMGERDFEVLRALYRAEIAYLDERIGELREALEESGEWEDTVVVITGDHGENIGDHGLMDHQYCLYETLLHVPMVVSGGAFDGGGEDDRLVQLTDLAPTLLDAAGIEAPEARERFQGVSFHPDSDETREHAIAEYMGPQPSMEALEKRVGTVPDSVREFDRSLRSIRDSEHKLVRGSDGLRELYHLGDDPDEERDLADERPDVASELGAELDDWLDSFERHDASGSVSMSQSTQDRLEDLGYLQ, from the coding sequence ATGACCGACCCGAACGTCCTCGTCCTGGTGATGGACACCGCCAGGTTCGGGGACATCCGCGAGACCCCGACGGAGGCGATCGACTCCGTCGCCGAGGAGGGAACCGACTTCACGAACGCCTCGGCGAACGCCCCCTGGTCGCTGCCCTCCCACGCCTCGATGTTCACCGGCCAGTATTCCTCGAGACACGGTGCCCACGCGACCCACAAGCAGCTCGACGAAAGCAAGGCGACGCTGGCGGAGCTGTTTTCCGAGAACGGCTACGAGACGGTCGGCGTCTCGAACAACACCTGGATCAGCGGGGAGTTCGGCTTCGCACGCGGCTTCGAGACGTTCTACAAGACCTGGCAGTACGTCCAGTCTGACACCGACCTCGGGGGGATCGCCCGAACCACTGAAGGAATCGACCAGCTCCGATCGCTCGCGGGCCGGCTCACCGACGGCAACCCCGTCACGAACCTGATCAACACCGTGTATGGAAAGTTTCTGCGGCGCCACAGCGACGACGGCGCGCGCCAGACCACCGAGTGGCTCGCCGACTGGCTCGACGAGCGCGAGGACTCGCGGTCCTTCTTCTGTTTCGTGAACTACCTCGAACCGCACCTCGAGTACCGCCCGCCCGAGGAGTTCGCCGAGCGCTTCCTCCCCGAGGGCGTCTCCTACGAGGAGGCGATGGAGGTCCCCCAGGACGCCTGGGGCTACATCGCTGGCGAGGTCGAGATGGGCGAGCGCGACTTCGAGGTCCTCCGGGCGCTGTACCGGGCCGAGATCGCCTACCTCGACGAGCGGATCGGCGAGCTCCGGGAGGCCCTGGAGGAGAGCGGCGAGTGGGAGGACACGGTGGTCGTCATCACGGGCGACCACGGCGAGAACATCGGCGACCACGGGCTGATGGACCACCAGTACTGCCTCTACGAGACCCTGTTGCACGTCCCGATGGTCGTCTCGGGGGGCGCGTTCGACGGGGGCGGCGAGGACGACCGGCTGGTCCAGCTGACCGACCTCGCGCCGACGCTGCTCGACGCGGCGGGCATCGAGGCCCCGGAGGCTCGCGAGCGGTTCCAGGGGGTTTCGTTCCATCCCGACAGTGACGAGACCCGCGAGCACGCCATCGCGGAGTATATGGGCCCCCAGCCTTCGATGGAGGCCCTCGAGAAACGGGTCGGGACGGTCCCCGACTCCGTCCGGGAGTTCGACCGGTCGCTGCGATCGATCCGGGACTCGGAGCACAAGCTCGTCCGGGGTTCCGACGGCCTGCGCGAGCTCTATCACCTCGGGGACGACCCCGACGAGGAGCGCGATCTCGCCGACGAACGGCCCGACGTCGCCTCCGAGCTGGGTGCCGAGCTCGACGACTGGCTCGACTCCTTCGAACGCCACGACGCGTCGGGTTCGGTCTCGATGTCGCAGTCGACCCAGGACCGCCTCGAGGACCTCGGCTATCTCCAGTGA
- a CDS encoding O-antigen ligase family protein has protein sequence MSYVRSQLPDRIPWVDAWLPFLCIVAALATNTWLVSPTVGYVVSVSVLAATGAYVVFVSDVEIRIDVLFAVLFGGYWLLLAAGWLVDGSSARLLYVAITPLSVVVAVFLLPAVVDRYRGEFIAGLTALGVAIATIGFGMLLAERILEMSIHWWTGGFVYGVPGYRTNSVFANPNTYGFLMMVCTISAVAHVANRGPGLAGIGAIALCGAAVVTSDSTAALMGTGFGLAVFVAAIRRRLAIALFVVGALAVVGLIAGVYTGLLSDLPFLGRIEALVGSLLAVRVVLWQASIERLLVNPLVGIGFADTAAEIRPYVPDDGPVGFGTHNSYIHILLQTGLVAGSLYLLAVFYAGAKATYSALLADYRPAPATGGIGRWWPIYVLATLAAILVALVFESMTIGGLSLDSVLVGLYLGLALSLSGSWLVRLRADHAARSIR, from the coding sequence ATGTCGTACGTCAGATCACAGCTCCCCGATAGGATCCCGTGGGTCGACGCGTGGCTCCCGTTTCTCTGCATCGTCGCCGCGCTCGCGACCAACACGTGGCTCGTCTCGCCGACGGTCGGCTACGTCGTCTCCGTGTCCGTACTGGCGGCTACCGGCGCCTACGTCGTCTTCGTCTCGGACGTCGAGATTCGCATCGATGTACTGTTCGCGGTGCTGTTCGGTGGGTACTGGCTCCTTCTGGCCGCCGGCTGGCTGGTCGACGGATCATCCGCCCGCCTGCTGTACGTCGCAATCACGCCCCTCAGCGTGGTCGTGGCCGTCTTCCTCCTCCCCGCGGTCGTCGATCGATACCGTGGCGAGTTCATCGCGGGGCTGACCGCCCTGGGCGTCGCCATCGCCACCATCGGGTTCGGGATGCTGCTCGCCGAGCGGATCCTGGAGATGTCGATCCACTGGTGGACGGGCGGGTTCGTCTACGGCGTGCCCGGCTATCGGACGAACTCGGTGTTCGCGAACCCGAACACCTACGGCTTCCTGATGATGGTCTGTACGATCTCGGCCGTCGCCCACGTCGCGAACCGCGGGCCCGGCCTTGCGGGAATCGGGGCGATCGCCCTCTGTGGCGCGGCGGTGGTCACGAGCGACTCGACGGCGGCGCTCATGGGGACCGGGTTCGGACTGGCGGTGTTCGTGGCAGCGATCCGGCGACGGCTCGCGATCGCGCTGTTCGTCGTGGGTGCGCTCGCCGTCGTCGGGCTGATCGCCGGCGTCTATACGGGCCTGCTGTCCGACCTCCCGTTTCTGGGCCGCATCGAGGCGCTTGTGGGCTCGTTGCTCGCGGTCCGGGTCGTCCTCTGGCAGGCGTCGATCGAGCGCCTGCTCGTGAATCCGCTCGTTGGCATCGGCTTCGCCGACACCGCGGCCGAGATCCGGCCGTACGTCCCCGATGACGGGCCCGTCGGCTTCGGGACGCACAACTCCTACATCCACATCCTCCTTCAGACCGGCCTGGTGGCCGGCTCGCTCTATCTGCTCGCCGTGTTCTACGCGGGCGCGAAGGCGACCTACAGCGCCCTCCTGGCCGACTATCGCCCCGCCCCAGCCACGGGCGGTATCGGCCGGTGGTGGCCGATCTACGTCCTGGCCACGCTCGCCGCGATCCTCGTGGCGCTGGTCTTCGAGTCGATGACGATCGGCGGGCTCTCGCTCGATTCGGTCCTCGTCGGGCTCTATCTCGGGTTGGCGCTCTCGCTCAGCGGCTCGTGGCTCGTCAGGCTCCGGGCGGACCACGCCGCTCGCTCGATCCGGTGA
- a CDS encoding aminotransferase class I/II-fold pyridoxal phosphate-dependent enzyme codes for MTRHNSQSDKNRFATIAVGAAETETHPHRDGTNDVVPPIHLSTTFEWASGEDATEHEYSRESNPTRAALEERLTRLEGGEHGLAFASGMAATSTTMLSLVPPGGHVVSSDTIYSGTEKLLTGHMAGHLGVDIDFVDVRDPDNVADAVNADTDLIWAETPSNPLIRLCDIQAIADVADDHDTLFGVDSTFASPYYQSPLELGADVVVHSTTKYLNGHSDSIGGAVITDSGGVFEQLAFAQRVGLGNMLSPFDCYLVARGIKTLPARMEHHERNAMAVARFLESHDRVARVYYPGLESHPQHDLASEQMSGYSGMLSFEFDGTLIELEAFIEGLEVFTPGASLGGAESLVEVPSLMIPDEFSRSEDSAEVPETLVRVSVGLEDAGDLCEDLRTALP; via the coding sequence ATGACACGTCACAATAGTCAATCCGACAAGAACCGATTCGCAACCATCGCAGTCGGCGCAGCTGAAACCGAAACGCATCCTCACAGAGATGGGACGAACGATGTCGTCCCGCCGATCCACCTTTCGACGACGTTCGAGTGGGCCAGCGGGGAGGACGCCACTGAACACGAGTATTCGCGCGAAAGCAATCCGACGCGGGCAGCCCTTGAAGAGCGGTTAACCCGCCTCGAAGGCGGCGAGCATGGGTTGGCGTTCGCCTCCGGAATGGCCGCCACATCGACGACGATGCTATCGCTGGTCCCCCCAGGAGGTCACGTCGTCTCCTCGGACACCATCTATAGCGGAACCGAAAAACTGCTCACGGGACACATGGCCGGACATCTCGGCGTTGACATCGACTTCGTCGACGTCCGTGACCCCGACAACGTCGCCGACGCAGTCAACGCTGACACTGACCTGATCTGGGCAGAGACACCGTCGAACCCCTTGATCAGGTTGTGCGATATCCAAGCGATAGCCGACGTCGCCGACGACCACGATACCCTGTTCGGCGTGGACAGTACCTTTGCGAGTCCGTACTACCAATCCCCACTCGAACTGGGTGCCGACGTCGTCGTTCACAGCACTACCAAGTATCTCAACGGGCACTCCGACTCGATCGGCGGTGCCGTTATCACCGACAGCGGTGGGGTTTTCGAGCAATTAGCGTTCGCGCAGCGGGTCGGGCTTGGGAACATGCTTTCGCCGTTCGACTGCTACCTCGTTGCGCGAGGCATCAAGACGCTGCCCGCACGGATGGAACATCACGAGCGGAACGCGATGGCGGTTGCCCGATTCCTCGAAAGCCACGACCGGGTCGCTCGTGTCTACTATCCAGGTCTTGAAAGCCACCCACAACACGACCTTGCGAGCGAGCAGATGTCGGGGTACAGCGGAATGCTGTCCTTCGAGTTTGACGGCACACTCATCGAGCTTGAGGCGTTCATCGAGGGACTCGAGGTCTTCACGCCGGGAGCCAGTCTCGGTGGGGCCGAGAGCCTCGTCGAGGTACCGTCACTGATGATCCCCGACGAGTTCAGTCGTAGTGAGGATTCAGCGGAGGTTCCCGAGACGTTGGTCCGGGTATCCGTCGGCCTCGAAGACGCCGGTGATCTCTGCGAGGACCTCCGGACGGCGCTACCGTAG
- a CDS encoding aminopeptidase, with translation MAQNMLDLEMASASCSIVEECLDVQPNEEVLVLTDPRTFGVGKSIATAANGIGAEVVTSVMPLLDSHGNEPLDTVADAMATADVAFTCTTHAITHTRARLRAAEEGTRIGVLRGVTEDMMVDGAMTVDFEALRRRTEAMAEIITDAETAVVTSDRGTDVEFSIEGCQSFSLDGYFHEEYGFATLPPGEAPTHPAEGTANGTIAIDVAMDNLGQLEEPIELTLEDGFVTDVNGGNQAEELEAIFDDADENARNLAEFAIGTNPKAKLIGNTAEDKKREGTIHFAVGDNESLGGTLKSDIHLDGVIRSPTVELDGTTVVDDGTLRRDLLE, from the coding sequence ATGGCACAGAACATGCTCGACCTGGAGATGGCGTCAGCCTCGTGTTCGATCGTCGAAGAGTGTCTCGATGTCCAGCCCAACGAAGAAGTGCTGGTTCTCACCGACCCGAGGACGTTCGGCGTCGGAAAGAGCATCGCAACGGCAGCGAACGGCATCGGCGCTGAGGTGGTTACGTCGGTCATGCCGCTGCTCGATAGTCACGGCAACGAGCCGCTCGATACCGTCGCGGACGCGATGGCGACCGCCGACGTCGCGTTCACCTGTACGACCCACGCGATCACCCATACACGCGCCCGGCTCCGGGCGGCCGAGGAGGGGACGCGGATCGGGGTGCTTCGGGGGGTTACCGAGGACATGATGGTCGACGGCGCGATGACCGTCGACTTCGAGGCGCTCCGTCGCCGAACCGAGGCGATGGCCGAGATCATCACCGACGCCGAGACCGCCGTCGTCACCAGCGATCGAGGGACCGACGTGGAGTTCAGCATAGAGGGCTGTCAGTCGTTCTCGCTCGACGGCTACTTCCACGAGGAGTACGGCTTCGCGACGCTTCCGCCGGGCGAAGCGCCGACCCATCCTGCGGAAGGGACGGCCAACGGGACGATCGCCATCGACGTCGCGATGGACAACCTCGGTCAGCTCGAGGAGCCGATCGAGCTGACGCTCGAGGACGGGTTCGTCACCGACGTCAACGGTGGTAACCAGGCCGAGGAGCTCGAGGCGATCTTTGACGACGCCGACGAGAACGCCCGAAACCTCGCAGAGTTCGCGATCGGGACGAACCCGAAGGCGAAGTTGATCGGGAACACTGCCGAAGACAAGAAACGCGAGGGGACGATCCACTTCGCCGTCGGGGACAACGAATCGCTCGGCGGCACGCTGAAGAGCGACATCCATCTAGACGGCGTGATTCGATCCCCGACCGTGGAGCTCGACGGAACGACGGTTGTCGACGACGGGACTCTCCGACGGGATCTGTTGGAGTAA
- a CDS encoding glycosyltransferase family 4 protein: MRILRVAQKTYPDVKGGGPYHVHAMSRDQAAMGHDVTVLTVGGGDKPHLEERDGYTVIRYGSEGSLLGNDISTGVARYLAAAESFDVVHAHSHLYFSTNLAALKRACGEIPLAITNHGLYSQTAPEWVFDLYLGSVGRWTFDRADVVFCYTEEDERRIRALGVDSEIEIVPNGVDLERFTPDGPGSDLIDHDGPTALFVGRLVEGKRPSDAIAAVERVRETHPELKLYVCGEGPLQEELAERTGNSVEFLGHLEYDEMPPVYRSADVLVLPSRAEGVPRTVLEAMAAGSGVVTSDLEQVAPLVEGYGHTADPGDVEGFAEGIRATLESGGPAADDGIQRRHSWTRTVDETTSALERLVESE; the protein is encoded by the coding sequence ATGCGGATTTTACGCGTCGCACAGAAGACGTACCCGGACGTGAAGGGCGGGGGGCCGTACCACGTTCACGCGATGAGCCGCGATCAGGCCGCGATGGGCCACGACGTGACGGTGCTGACGGTCGGCGGGGGTGACAAGCCCCATCTCGAAGAGCGCGACGGCTACACCGTGATCCGGTACGGCTCGGAGGGAAGCCTGCTCGGCAACGATATCTCGACCGGCGTCGCCCGGTATCTCGCGGCCGCCGAGTCCTTCGACGTCGTTCACGCACACTCGCATCTCTACTTCTCGACGAACCTCGCGGCGCTCAAACGGGCCTGTGGGGAGATCCCGCTGGCGATCACGAACCACGGCCTCTACTCACAGACCGCGCCCGAATGGGTGTTCGACCTGTATCTCGGGAGCGTCGGGCGCTGGACGTTCGATCGGGCCGACGTCGTGTTCTGCTATACGGAGGAGGACGAGCGCCGCATCCGGGCGCTCGGCGTCGACAGCGAGATCGAGATCGTCCCCAACGGGGTCGACCTCGAACGGTTCACCCCCGACGGGCCGGGAAGCGACCTGATCGACCACGACGGGCCGACAGCGCTGTTCGTCGGCCGGCTGGTCGAGGGCAAACGGCCCTCGGACGCGATCGCGGCCGTCGAGCGGGTCCGCGAGACCCACCCGGAGCTGAAGCTGTACGTCTGTGGCGAGGGGCCGCTTCAGGAGGAGCTCGCCGAGCGAACGGGCAACTCCGTCGAGTTCCTCGGCCACCTCGAGTACGACGAGATGCCGCCGGTCTACAGGAGCGCGGACGTGCTCGTCCTCCCCAGTCGGGCCGAGGGGGTCCCGCGGACGGTACTCGAGGCGATGGCCGCCGGGTCCGGCGTCGTCACCTCCGACCTCGAACAGGTCGCGCCGCTGGTCGAGGGCTACGGCCACACCGCGGACCCGGGCGACGTCGAGGGGTTCGCCGAGGGGATCAGGGCGACCCTCGAGTCGGGCGGGCCCGCAGCCGACGACGGGATCCAACGCCGACACTCCTGGACACGGACGGTCGATGAGACGACGAGCGCGCTGGAACGCCTCGTCGAGAGCGAGTAG